The Nostoc sp. 'Lobaria pulmonaria (5183) cyanobiont' genome window below encodes:
- a CDS encoding ATP-binding protein, which translates to MTDEIIDLTNCDREPIHIPNLIQPHGVLLVLQDPTLEILQVSSNTQEVVGRQPEELLGKSLSDLLDAKQIKLIQQCLAEDFESVNPLNLSIKYLNKSIYFDGIIHRLNNIILELEPKKAKGKTNFFDFSQQVRGTITRIQKAPTLLEMCQIVVTEVRRITGFERVMVYRFDQEGAGKVIAEDTNQETPYLDLHYPSSDIPKRARHLYTLNWLRLIPDASYHPVTLIPANNPLTNQPLDLSLSVLRSVSPLHLEYLKNMDVTASMSISLIQDQKLWGLIACHHSSPKYVSYNIRTICEFIGQVMSVELANKEASEDIDYKRQLKSLQTQFVEGLSQAEYFLDGMVQLKSQLLNLTSATGAVIYSGNQCILLGKTPSEKEVYALLDWIKPHLSHNLFETRSLTKDYPAAESYKAIASGVLALEISRVHHNYLLWFRPEIIQTVNWGGNPNKPVEVLSDGSLRMSPRKSFKLWQETVQGSALPWKPCEVETVIELRSLIVGVVLRQADKLASMNFELQRSNEELDSFAYVASHDLKEPLRGIHNYANFLMEDYAEVLDNDGIAKLQTLVRLTQRMEDLINSLLHFSRLGRAELIRQPVNLNELVPQVITTLTIARPQSKVEFRIPQAFHSIQCDRAQIIELFTNLISNAIKYNDKPEKWVEIGFIEGNGETKAAATSVTFYVRDNGIGILQEHLDKIFQIFRRLHGRDDFGGGTGVGLTIARKIVERHGGKIWVESTLTQGSTFYFTLSAEANT; encoded by the coding sequence ATGACTGATGAGATCATTGATTTGACAAACTGCGATCGCGAACCAATCCACATTCCCAATCTGATCCAGCCTCACGGGGTTTTACTGGTTTTGCAAGATCCCACTCTAGAAATCCTTCAGGTGAGCAGCAACACCCAGGAAGTTGTTGGTCGTCAACCTGAAGAGTTGTTGGGCAAGTCGTTGTCAGATTTACTCGACGCCAAGCAGATTAAGCTGATTCAACAATGTCTAGCAGAGGATTTTGAAAGCGTTAATCCCCTCAACTTGTCCATTAAATATCTGAATAAATCAATTTACTTTGATGGCATTATACATCGTTTAAATAATATTATTCTGGAATTAGAACCGAAAAAAGCGAAGGGGAAAACAAACTTTTTTGACTTTTCTCAACAGGTAAGAGGAACCATTACCCGCATTCAGAAAGCACCCACACTGCTGGAAATGTGCCAGATTGTGGTTACAGAAGTCCGGCGAATCACTGGTTTTGAACGCGTCATGGTCTATCGATTTGATCAAGAAGGAGCAGGTAAGGTAATCGCTGAAGACACTAATCAAGAAACACCCTATTTGGATTTACACTATCCGTCCTCAGATATTCCCAAGCGAGCCAGACACCTATACACCCTCAATTGGCTGCGGCTGATTCCAGATGCCAGCTACCATCCTGTTACCTTAATTCCAGCGAACAATCCCTTGACAAATCAACCGCTCGATTTGAGTTTATCGGTGTTACGGAGTGTTTCTCCGTTACATCTAGAATATCTGAAAAATATGGACGTGACTGCCTCCATGTCTATTTCCCTGATCCAGGATCAAAAGCTTTGGGGATTAATTGCCTGTCATCATTCCTCGCCTAAATATGTTTCTTACAATATCCGCACTATCTGCGAGTTTATTGGACAGGTGATGTCTGTGGAACTGGCAAATAAAGAAGCGAGTGAAGACATTGATTATAAAAGGCAATTGAAATCACTGCAAACTCAATTTGTGGAAGGGTTGTCTCAGGCTGAGTATTTCCTGGATGGGATGGTACAACTGAAATCTCAATTACTCAATCTGACCAGCGCCACGGGAGCGGTGATATACAGTGGCAACCAGTGTATTCTACTGGGTAAAACGCCATCAGAAAAGGAGGTTTACGCCTTACTTGATTGGATTAAACCTCACCTGTCTCATAACTTGTTTGAGACGCGATCGCTCACTAAAGATTACCCTGCTGCCGAGTCATATAAAGCGATCGCCAGTGGCGTTTTAGCCCTAGAAATTTCTAGAGTTCATCACAATTACCTTCTCTGGTTTCGTCCAGAGATAATTCAAACGGTGAATTGGGGCGGCAACCCCAACAAGCCTGTGGAAGTTTTGTCAGATGGCAGTTTAAGAATGTCTCCTCGCAAATCCTTTAAATTATGGCAAGAAACGGTGCAAGGGTCTGCCTTACCCTGGAAACCCTGTGAAGTTGAAACGGTCATTGAACTGCGAAGCCTGATTGTGGGCGTGGTGTTGCGGCAAGCGGACAAACTGGCATCAATGAATTTTGAATTACAACGCAGTAACGAAGAACTCGATTCTTTCGCCTACGTTGCCTCCCATGACTTGAAAGAACCACTCCGGGGGATTCATAACTACGCTAACTTCTTAATGGAGGACTATGCAGAGGTACTGGATAATGATGGAATTGCCAAACTCCAAACCTTGGTGCGGCTGACCCAAAGAATGGAAGACTTGATCAATTCCCTCCTCCATTTCTCTCGGTTAGGACGCGCCGAACTGATCCGGCAACCAGTGAATCTGAATGAGTTAGTCCCGCAGGTAATCACCACATTGACCATTGCCCGACCGCAGAGTAAAGTTGAGTTTCGCATTCCTCAAGCTTTTCACAGCATTCAATGCGATCGCGCTCAGATCATTGAACTTTTCACCAATCTGATTAGCAACGCTATTAAGTACAATGATAAACCTGAGAAGTGGGTCGAGATTGGTTTCATCGAAGGAAATGGGGAAACAAAAGCAGCTGCTACTTCTGTGACTTTCTACGTTCGTGATAACGGCATTGGCATTCTTCAAGAGCATCTCGACAAAATCTTTCAGATATTCCGTCGCTTACATGGACGGGACGACTTTGGCGGTGGGACTGGGGTAGGGTTAACCATTGCCCGCAAAATTGTGGAACGGCATGGTGGTAAAATTTGGGTGGAATCTACTCTCACTCAAGGCAGTACGTTTTACTTCACCCTGTCAGCGGAGGCAAACACATGA
- a CDS encoding response regulator has protein sequence MTSFSASPVRQTPLLLIVEDSNEDFEVLQRFLKRSSIAVPIQRCINGEQALAFLYRTGNYVDRETAPRPGLIMLDLNLPGTDGREVLRRIKQDDNLNMIPVVVFTTSNNPKDIEVCYRYGVNSYIVKPINFVKLKRDIQMLVEYWFEVTTLPDYPKD, from the coding sequence ATGACTAGCTTTTCAGCTTCTCCTGTCAGGCAAACGCCATTGCTTTTAATTGTGGAGGATAGCAACGAAGATTTTGAGGTACTGCAACGATTTCTAAAGCGTTCTAGTATTGCGGTTCCCATTCAACGGTGTATAAATGGGGAACAAGCGTTGGCGTTCCTTTATCGGACTGGCAACTATGTTGATCGCGAAACTGCGCCCCGCCCCGGCTTGATTATGCTTGACTTGAACCTGCCCGGAACCGATGGACGAGAAGTATTGCGCCGGATTAAACAGGATGACAACTTGAACATGATTCCAGTCGTAGTGTTTACTACCTCTAATAATCCCAAAGATATCGAAGTATGTTATCGCTATGGGGTCAACAGCTACATCGTTAAGCCAATCAATTTCGTTAAACTGAAACGAGATATTCAGATGCTCGTAGAATATTGGTTTGAAGTGACGACGCTACCTGATTATCCAAAGGATTAG
- a CDS encoding response regulator, whose translation MSQQQRTLLIVDDSPEDRELYRRYLLRDREYSYTFLEATLGQQGLELWQQHQPDAVLVDYRLPDLDGLEFLAQLQPSMQQPCLPVIVVTGQGNEAIAVKAIKAGAQDYLVKEQITPEKLQTAVNGAIETVRLHTQLQQRVERERVVSHITQKIHQSLNLDEILQTTVTEVREFLHTDRVLVFQLKPDGDGTVVAESVGTEWRSLLYSTMYDPCLAKKYLASNLQEIVSNDPAFVENYIQRYRQGYVTAIFDIQDSSIDPCHVELLAQYQVKANLVVPIIYDNHFWGLLIAHNCATPKRWQPLEIDLLKELAIQVGIAIRQAQLYQQAHNELTDRRRVEAELRQSDEKLQVALSASRMGTWNWNIQTGTISWSNNLEALFGLEAGEFDGSFEMFAARLHPDDRDRVVAAVNRAVANGEDYDIEFRVVYPNGKIRWALSQGKVFYDQHGQPIQMAGIDLDITERKRSAEALRQSEEFKNRILDSSSDCIKVLSLDGQLLYINTGGLYLMEIDDLNSYLNTEWLCFWEGSYRQQAEQALAAAKAGEVNIFRGYCPTAKGTAKWWEVVVSPILDASGQLERILLISRDITDRKKIELLLQESEARLKLAYKATGLGLWDWDITRKSIHVSEEYYNLFGLDPTTEEISYELWLSHLHPDDRTSANEIVSHTIQQQQEYYEDDYRIVHPDGIRWLAARGQVFYDAAGNAVRMVGNVQDITARKQAEIERDRLLKLEQAARVEAERANRIKDEFLAILSHELRSPLNPILGWTKLLQTRKFSEAKTAEALATIERNAKLQTQLIDDLLDVAKILRGKLSIDAAPVNLAFVIESAIDTVNTAALSKSIVLHSVLPNIGQVSGDSNRLQQIVWNLLSNAIKFTPKGGRVETRLERIDDRAQIIVSDTGKGINSDFLPYIFESFRQEDVSITRKYGGLGLGLAIVRQLVEAHGGTIKADSPGEGLGATFTVQLPLLNVEPEIKQTDELPQQALELTGIRVLTVDDDPDARELLTVLLAEYGAKVLTVASATEVLANLESFQPDVLVSDIGMHEVDGYSLIKQIRTLTPEKGGKIPAIALTAYARVEDSQRAISSGYQRHVTKPLDPEELVQAVVALARGKLNHPIPQND comes from the coding sequence ATGTCTCAGCAACAGCGCACTCTCTTAATTGTCGATGATTCGCCAGAAGATCGAGAACTCTATCGGCGATATTTGCTGCGCGATCGCGAATATTCCTATACATTTTTAGAAGCAACGCTGGGGCAGCAAGGACTAGAACTTTGGCAGCAACACCAGCCCGATGCTGTGTTGGTTGATTATCGGCTACCTGACCTAGACGGACTGGAATTTCTAGCACAATTGCAACCCTCAATGCAACAGCCTTGCCTACCTGTAATTGTTGTCACGGGGCAGGGCAACGAGGCGATCGCAGTTAAGGCGATCAAAGCGGGCGCACAAGATTATCTTGTCAAAGAGCAAATTACCCCAGAAAAGCTGCAAACAGCGGTTAATGGAGCAATTGAAACAGTGCGGCTACACACCCAACTACAACAGCGTGTTGAACGAGAGCGCGTAGTTTCACATATTACCCAGAAAATTCATCAATCGCTAAATCTGGATGAAATTCTTCAGACAACCGTAACCGAAGTGCGAGAATTTCTGCACACCGATCGCGTCTTGGTTTTTCAGTTAAAACCTGACGGAGATGGCACAGTAGTAGCAGAATCGGTTGGGACAGAGTGGCGATCGCTCCTTTACTCCACTATGTACGATCCCTGCCTCGCTAAGAAATACCTTGCATCGAATCTACAAGAAATTGTCAGCAACGATCCCGCCTTTGTCGAAAATTATATCCAACGCTATCGTCAGGGTTACGTAACAGCAATATTTGATATTCAAGATAGCAGCATTGACCCATGCCACGTTGAATTGTTGGCTCAGTATCAAGTAAAAGCTAATCTGGTCGTGCCGATTATTTACGATAACCACTTTTGGGGATTGCTAATTGCTCACAACTGTGCTACGCCAAAAAGATGGCAACCCTTAGAGATTGACTTGCTTAAAGAACTGGCGATTCAAGTTGGCATTGCAATTCGACAGGCGCAACTCTATCAGCAGGCACACAATGAACTGACCGATCGCAGACGGGTAGAAGCAGAATTACGGCAGAGTGACGAAAAGCTGCAAGTGGCACTATCAGCTTCTCGGATGGGAACATGGAACTGGAACATCCAGACGGGAACAATTTCCTGGTCAAATAACCTGGAAGCCTTATTTGGACTGGAAGCAGGAGAATTTGACGGCTCATTCGAGATGTTTGCGGCGCGGTTGCACCCTGACGATCGCGATCGCGTCGTGGCAGCCGTCAATCGTGCTGTCGCCAACGGAGAAGACTATGACATTGAATTTCGAGTGGTATATCCCAACGGTAAGATTCGGTGGGCACTGAGCCAGGGCAAGGTATTTTACGACCAACACGGACAACCGATTCAGATGGCTGGTATCGATTTAGATATCACCGAACGCAAACGGTCAGCTGAAGCCCTGCGCCAGAGTGAAGAATTTAAAAACCGTATTTTAGATAGCAGTTCTGACTGCATCAAGGTATTAAGCCTCGATGGGCAGCTGCTCTACATAAATACAGGTGGACTGTATTTGATGGAAATTGACGACTTAAATTCCTATCTCAATACTGAATGGCTCTGTTTCTGGGAAGGCAGCTATCGGCAACAGGCAGAGCAAGCACTCGCTGCCGCTAAAGCAGGCGAAGTCAACATTTTTCGCGGATACTGCCCAACTGCAAAAGGTACTGCAAAATGGTGGGAAGTGGTCGTTAGCCCGATTCTGGATGCCTCCGGGCAGTTAGAACGAATCTTATTGATTTCGCGAGACATCACCGATCGCAAAAAGATAGAACTCCTCTTGCAGGAGAGCGAAGCCCGGTTGAAATTGGCGTACAAAGCTACGGGATTGGGACTATGGGACTGGGACATTACCCGCAAAAGTATACATGTATCTGAAGAGTACTACAATCTGTTCGGGCTTGACCCAACCACAGAGGAAATCAGCTATGAACTGTGGTTAAGCCACCTGCACCCAGACGATCGCACCTCAGCCAATGAAATAGTCAGTCACACGATCCAGCAACAGCAAGAGTACTATGAAGATGATTACCGTATTGTACATCCTGATGGCATTCGCTGGTTAGCGGCTAGAGGTCAGGTTTTCTATGATGCTGCGGGCAATGCAGTACGGATGGTAGGCAACGTGCAGGATATCACCGCTCGCAAACAAGCTGAAATCGAACGCGATCGCTTGTTGAAATTGGAGCAAGCAGCCAGAGTTGAAGCCGAACGCGCCAATCGCATCAAAGATGAGTTTCTGGCGATTCTCTCCCATGAATTGCGATCGCCTCTCAACCCCATTCTCGGCTGGACAAAACTGCTACAAACCCGCAAATTTAGTGAAGCCAAAACAGCTGAAGCTTTAGCCACCATTGAACGCAACGCGAAACTGCAAACTCAACTGATTGATGACTTGCTCGATGTAGCCAAGATTCTGCGCGGCAAACTCAGCATAGATGCGGCTCCTGTAAATCTGGCATTTGTGATTGAATCTGCGATCGACACGGTAAATACAGCAGCCCTTTCCAAATCAATTGTGTTGCATTCAGTACTGCCGAATATTGGGCAAGTCTCTGGAGATTCCAACCGCCTTCAACAGATCGTTTGGAATTTACTTTCCAATGCGATCAAGTTTACCCCCAAGGGAGGACGAGTAGAAACCAGACTAGAGCGAATTGACGATCGGGCACAGATTATCGTCAGTGACACTGGCAAAGGCATTAACTCTGACTTTCTCCCGTATATTTTTGAGTCATTTCGCCAGGAAGATGTCTCAATTACTCGCAAGTATGGGGGGTTAGGATTGGGGTTGGCGATCGTCCGGCAGTTAGTTGAGGCGCACGGCGGCACCATCAAGGCTGATAGTCCTGGTGAAGGCTTGGGAGCCACCTTTACAGTCCAGTTGCCACTACTGAATGTGGAACCGGAAATCAAGCAGACAGATGAGTTGCCACAACAAGCACTCGAACTCACGGGGATTCGAGTTCTCACAGTCGATGACGATCCCGATGCTCGTGAGCTATTAACAGTATTACTTGCGGAATACGGAGCAAAAGTGCTGACTGTTGCCTCTGCGACAGAAGTATTGGCAAACTTGGAGTCTTTTCAACCCGATGTTTTAGTCAGTGATATTGGGATGCACGAAGTCGATGGCTATTCCCTGATCAAACAGATCCGCACTTTAACGCCCGAAAAAGGGGGAAAGATTCCCGCGATCGCTTTGACTGCTTATGCCAGAGTTGAGGATTCCCAGCGAGCGATCAGCAGTGGCTATCAACGGCACGTTACCAAGCCCCTCGATCCAGAAGAGTTAGTTCAAGCTGTGGTGGCACTTGCACGCGGTAAACTAAACCATCCCATTCCTCAAAATGATTAG
- a CDS encoding chemotaxis protein CheB, with the protein MLKYNIIVIGTSAGGVEALTYLVKHLPPDLNAAVIIVLHVSSHGTSVLPRILSRAGNLPVSHAQDGEAIVHGRIYVAPPDYHLLVEQGYLRLARGAKENHCRPAIDPLFRSAARTYGQRVIAVLLTGLLDDGTSGLIAVKMRRGVAIVQNPDDALYPDMPRNAIENVEDIDQILPLSDIPSTLVALVNTPMEVQPENPVPSKMEFETEIAQLNLEAVENEGNRPGKPSTFGCPDCGGILWEIEEGNLLRFRCRTGHAFSAKTLLATQSDKLEDALWIALRALEEKASLSRRMASRMEARNQTLAAQRFKEEIDSARECSAIIREALLKVNPNTGVN; encoded by the coding sequence ATGCTTAAATACAATATTATTGTCATTGGAACATCAGCAGGTGGAGTTGAGGCGCTGACTTATCTAGTCAAGCATTTGCCGCCCGATCTCAATGCTGCTGTGATCATAGTTCTTCATGTATCCAGTCATGGCACAAGTGTTCTGCCAAGAATATTAAGTCGCGCTGGCAACTTACCAGTGTCTCATGCTCAGGACGGCGAAGCTATTGTTCATGGTAGGATTTATGTCGCTCCGCCTGACTACCATTTACTGGTAGAACAAGGATATTTGCGTTTGGCGCGGGGAGCAAAAGAAAATCATTGTCGTCCCGCTATCGATCCATTGTTTCGCAGTGCAGCGCGAACCTATGGGCAGCGAGTGATTGCTGTGCTACTAACAGGTTTGCTTGACGACGGCACGTCGGGACTAATAGCTGTAAAAATGCGGCGCGGTGTGGCAATTGTCCAAAATCCTGACGATGCATTGTATCCTGATATGCCACGTAATGCGATCGAGAACGTAGAGGATATTGACCAGATTTTGCCACTTTCCGATATTCCTTCTACTTTAGTAGCTCTAGTTAATACGCCAATGGAAGTACAACCAGAAAACCCCGTACCTAGCAAGATGGAGTTTGAAACTGAAATAGCGCAATTGAATTTAGAAGCAGTAGAAAACGAAGGCAATCGACCTGGTAAACCATCAACCTTTGGCTGTCCTGACTGCGGCGGTATCCTCTGGGAAATTGAAGAGGGAAATTTATTGCGCTTCCGGTGCCGCACGGGTCATGCTTTTTCAGCAAAAACTTTGCTGGCCACGCAGTCTGATAAGCTGGAAGATGCACTATGGATCGCTTTGAGGGCATTGGAAGAGAAAGCTTCTTTATCACGTCGTATGGCTTCAAGGATGGAGGCTCGCAATCAAACCTTGGCGGCACAAAGATTCAAAGAGGAGATAGACTCAGCCAGGGAGTGCTCCGCTATTATTCGAGAAGCACTTTTGAAGGTCAATCCAAACACAGGTGTGAATTGA
- a CDS encoding sucrose-phosphate phosphatase, whose translation MKPFLFVTDLDDTLVYRTVGDDSALPELNQLLERHRQEYGTKIVYSTGRSPVLYKELQAQKNLLQPDALVLSVGTEIYLDGTDTPDSDWSEILSPGWERETVLSITKKYSELVRQPDSEQRPFKVSCFLEQEVSANVLPQLEAELQKSKLNVKLIYSSGIDLDIVPHSSDKGQAMQFLRQKWKFAAEQTVVCGDSGNDIALFAVGNERGIIVGNARKELLQWHNEYPADYRYLASCFCAGGIIEGLNYFGLL comes from the coding sequence ATGAAACCATTTCTTTTTGTAACCGATTTAGATGACACCCTCGTGTATCGCACTGTGGGCGATGACAGCGCTTTACCAGAACTAAATCAACTGCTGGAGAGACATCGCCAAGAATACGGTACTAAAATCGTTTATTCTACTGGGCGATCGCCTGTACTTTACAAAGAACTCCAAGCTCAAAAAAATCTTTTGCAACCGGATGCCCTCGTCCTGTCTGTGGGTACAGAAATTTACCTCGATGGTACTGATACTCCCGACTCAGATTGGTCAGAAATCCTCTCTCCGGGATGGGAACGGGAAACTGTATTATCTATTACGAAAAAATATTCTGAGTTAGTTCGGCAACCAGATTCAGAACAGCGTCCCTTCAAAGTGAGTTGTTTCCTAGAACAAGAAGTATCTGCGAATGTTCTACCACAACTTGAAGCAGAGTTGCAGAAATCAAAATTAAATGTAAAGTTAATCTACAGTAGCGGTATTGACCTTGACATTGTACCCCATAGCAGCGATAAAGGTCAGGCAATGCAGTTTTTACGCCAGAAGTGGAAATTTGCAGCAGAACAAACAGTTGTCTGTGGTGATTCGGGTAATGATATTGCTTTATTTGCTGTAGGCAACGAACGCGGAATCATTGTGGGGAATGCCCGCAAAGAGTTACTCCAATGGCACAATGAGTATCCCGCAGACTATCGCTACCTGGCTTCATGTTTTTGTGCAGGTGGAATTATCGAAGGCTTAAATTATTTTGGTCTCTTGTAA
- the ruvA gene encoding Holliday junction branch migration protein RuvA — MISYLKGIVAGIQTIGANRVILTLEVNGLGYDLQVPQRLANQLPESGGVTQIFTHLQIREEVPFLYGFASPAERDLFRHLLTVTGIGAALAIALLDTLELPDLVQAIIAGNTQILIQAPGVGKKIAERICLELKSKLVEWRKSAGFFVATGGPAPGILEEVQMTLFALGYTAHEVSHALHVVSEDIGLPKDAYVEDWIKQAIAHLSSEQV; from the coding sequence ATGATTAGTTATTTAAAAGGTATAGTCGCTGGTATCCAAACAATTGGCGCTAATCGCGTGATTCTGACTCTGGAAGTGAATGGCTTGGGGTATGATTTGCAAGTTCCCCAACGGTTAGCAAACCAGTTACCAGAGTCGGGAGGAGTAACGCAAATTTTTACCCATTTGCAAATTCGCGAAGAAGTGCCCTTTCTATATGGCTTTGCTTCCCCAGCCGAACGCGATTTATTTCGCCACTTGCTGACTGTCACAGGTATTGGTGCAGCCTTAGCGATCGCACTCTTGGACACTCTGGAACTACCAGATTTAGTCCAAGCAATTATCGCTGGCAATACACAAATCTTAATTCAGGCTCCCGGTGTCGGTAAGAAAATCGCCGAACGCATCTGTTTGGAACTGAAAAGCAAATTAGTCGAGTGGCGCAAATCAGCCGGGTTCTTCGTTGCCACAGGCGGCCCAGCACCGGGGATTCTCGAAGAAGTGCAAATGACCCTCTTCGCCTTGGGATATACTGCCCATGAGGTCAGTCACGCCCTGCATGTGGTCAGCGAAGACATTGGACTACCAAAAGATGCTTATGTCGAAGATTGGATTAAACAAGCGATCGCTCATCTCAGCAGTGAACAAGTTTAA
- the bioF gene encoding 8-amino-7-oxononanoate synthase: MTDPYAWLEQSLATIHRADWYRSVQPINGRPGATVVLAGQEVINFASNDYLGLAGDERLMAAATAAIAEFGTGSTGSRLLSGHRELHRELEEAIAFTKQTEKALVFSSGYLANLGAITALVGKRDLIFSDQYNHSSLKNGAILSGAVVVEYPHCDMAVLKTQLNQQRQNYRRCLILTDTVFSMDGDLCPLPALLDLADKFSCMLLVDEAHATGVLGKTGAGCVEHFGCTGKQLIQIGTLSKALGSLGGYVAGSSALIDFLQNRAPSWIYTTGLSPADTAAALAAIKIVQQEPQHRAQLWENIHYLKTLLQQLPNLQLLPSESPILCFQLPNATDALKAGKQLRDAGIFAPAIRPPTVPTSRIRISVMATHQVAHIEKLLAVLKDVS; the protein is encoded by the coding sequence ATGACTGACCCTTATGCTTGGCTAGAACAGTCCTTAGCAACAATTCATCGGGCAGACTGGTATCGTTCGGTACAACCTATCAATGGTCGTCCGGGTGCAACGGTGGTTTTAGCTGGGCAAGAGGTAATTAATTTTGCCAGCAATGACTATTTGGGATTGGCTGGGGATGAGCGTTTGATGGCAGCTGCAACTGCTGCGATCGCCGAATTTGGGACTGGTAGTACTGGTTCGAGATTACTCAGTGGGCATCGAGAATTACACAGGGAGTTAGAGGAGGCGATCGCATTTACTAAACAAACAGAAAAAGCCTTGGTATTTAGTTCCGGGTATCTAGCAAATTTGGGTGCAATTACCGCCCTTGTTGGCAAGCGTGATTTAATTTTTTCTGACCAATACAATCATTCCAGTCTGAAAAATGGAGCGATTCTCAGCGGTGCAGTAGTTGTGGAATACCCACACTGTGATATGGCAGTATTAAAAACTCAGTTGAACCAGCAGCGGCAAAATTACCGACGCTGTTTGATTCTTACTGATACCGTCTTCAGCATGGATGGCGATTTATGTCCGTTACCTGCACTGTTGGATCTCGCTGATAAATTTAGCTGTATGCTGCTAGTCGATGAAGCTCATGCCACTGGGGTACTAGGAAAAACTGGCGCTGGATGTGTCGAACATTTTGGGTGTACAGGAAAGCAATTAATTCAAATTGGCACCCTAAGTAAAGCTTTAGGTAGTTTAGGCGGGTATGTAGCAGGAAGTAGTGCCCTAATTGACTTTTTGCAAAACCGCGCACCCAGTTGGATTTATACCACTGGGCTTTCACCTGCTGATACAGCCGCGGCCTTAGCAGCAATCAAGATTGTGCAACAAGAACCGCAACATCGTGCCCAATTGTGGGAGAATATACATTACTTGAAAACTTTGCTGCAACAGTTACCTAACCTGCAATTGCTGCCTTCTGAATCACCCATATTATGTTTTCAATTGCCTAATGCCACAGATGCCCTCAAAGCTGGAAAACAGCTAAGAGATGCTGGCATTTTTGCCCCAGCAATTCGTCCCCCCACAGTGCCCACAAGTCGAATCAGAATATCAGTGATGGCAACTCATCAAGTAGCACATATTGAAAAATTGCTAGCAGTACTAAAGGATGTTAGCTGA